The Alphaproteobacteria bacterium genome window below encodes:
- a CDS encoding phage tail assembly chaperone: protein MGNIYRGEVTITVAGKTYCLRPTFHILCQIEQRVGLTVPQLLQRIADKGLLASEILMILSLASQHDGSPKFDSAAMMDMPADAVRLHDTIPALAECFLQALGRNISALSSVPCCFAQNTEATAKNNTASEARLDYMALLELAYKVLRLEPAQFWQLTMAELRVLLRAVRPKTMPRIYPHPEEINALLHRYPDAISQTSNAAY, encoded by the coding sequence ATGGGAAACATCTATCGCGGCGAAGTAACAATAACTGTGGCAGGCAAAACCTATTGTCTGCGTCCAACCTTTCATATTTTGTGTCAAATAGAACAGCGCGTCGGCCTGACAGTGCCGCAATTGTTACAGCGTATTGCCGATAAAGGCCTGCTGGCGAGTGAAATTTTAATGATATTATCGCTAGCCAGCCAACATGATGGAAGTCCAAAATTCGACAGCGCTGCAATGATGGATATGCCAGCGGATGCGGTGAGGCTGCATGATACCATACCCGCTCTGGCAGAGTGTTTTCTGCAGGCGCTAGGACGTAATATATCTGCCTTATCATCAGTGCCCTGTTGTTTCGCGCAGAACACAGAGGCTACTGCAAAAAATAACACGGCATCAGAAGCACGGTTGGATTATATGGCGCTGCTGGAGCTGGCATATAAAGTGTTGAGGTTAGAGCCCGCGCAATTTTGGCAATTAACCATGGCCGAATTGCGAGTGCTATTACGGGCAGTGCGGCCAAAAACTATGCCGCGCATATATCCCCACCCAGAAGAAATCAATGCGCTTTTACACCGCTACCCTGATGCAATAAGCCAGACAAGTAACGCTGCATACTAA
- a CDS encoding Mrp/NBP35 family ATP-binding protein, with translation MSTISRDTVLQALRQVPDSTTTQNVVDSGRVSGVVVRGGKVGFVINTTAAEAPSLEPLRQQCESAVMAIHGVEKVTAVLTAVSEQVDDVAAPPSKSAAQWNRTPVAGVRQIIAVASGKGGVGKSTATVCLAKALRGLGMRVGILDADIYGPSIPLMMGLNGQPEISDNMMQPLMKEGIACMSIGFILGDEAAVMRAPMITKALTQMLRQVAWGELDILLVDMPPGTGDVHISMVQQAPLNAAIIVTTPQKVATLDAHKAIQMFDKIDVPVVGIIENMSYLQDSMSGEKSYPFGKGGGEALAKQCQLQFLGQIPLEPRLGEALDKGDLPETPKEFSRIASQLKKEFS, from the coding sequence ATGTCAACCATATCACGAGATACTGTATTGCAAGCGCTACGGCAAGTGCCGGATTCTACTACAACGCAGAACGTGGTGGATTCGGGACGTGTATCCGGCGTGGTGGTGCGTGGGGGCAAGGTAGGATTTGTTATTAACACCACTGCTGCCGAAGCGCCAAGCCTTGAGCCACTGCGGCAACAATGCGAATCGGCTGTGATGGCGATACATGGGGTAGAAAAAGTGACGGCGGTGTTAACGGCAGTCAGCGAGCAGGTTGACGATGTAGCCGCGCCACCTTCTAAATCAGCCGCGCAATGGAATCGTACTCCAGTAGCAGGTGTGCGGCAAATTATTGCTGTGGCTTCTGGCAAAGGTGGGGTTGGCAAGTCTACTGCCACCGTTTGCTTGGCAAAAGCTTTGCGCGGTCTAGGGATGCGTGTGGGTATATTAGATGCTGATATTTATGGCCCATCCATACCATTAATGATGGGGTTGAACGGACAACCTGAAATTTCTGACAATATGATGCAGCCCCTGATGAAAGAGGGCATTGCCTGCATGTCGATTGGATTTATTTTGGGCGATGAAGCGGCAGTGATGCGCGCCCCCATGATTACTAAGGCGCTCACGCAAATGCTGCGTCAGGTGGCGTGGGGAGAACTTGATATATTGCTGGTAGATATGCCGCCCGGTACGGGTGATGTACATATTTCCATGGTGCAGCAAGCGCCGCTGAATGCTGCGATAATTGTAACAACGCCGCAAAAAGTAGCAACGCTGGATGCGCATAAAGCGATTCAGATGTTTGATAAAATCGATGTTCCTGTGGTGGGAATAATTGAAAATATGAGCTATTTGCAAGATTCCATGTCGGGCGAAAAAAGCTATCCTTTTGGAAAAGGTGGCGGTGAAGCACTGGCTAAGCAATGCCAGTTGCAGTTTTTAGGGCAAATTCCTTTGGAGCCGCGACTGGGCGAAGCGTTGGATAAAGGCGATCTGCCAGAAACGCCTAAAGAATTTTCGCGTATTGCCAGCCAATTGAAAAAAGAATTCTCTTGA